TATCATCTTTTTTTAAATATCAAGGAAATTAATAAAAGATTTTTGAAATACAATAGTATCAATAATGTCTTCCGTTGTTTCAGATGACTCTTTCTCAATTGAAAAAGAAATTTGTTCAAAGTACTTTCTATCTTTTCGATTCTCATTCCAATTATTAATCGACATGGCTATTAGAATTCCAACTAGTACTGGAATTATTACTTTGATAAGTGCTTTAATATTATCTTCATTTGAGCTTAGTACGGTTATTTTTTTAATATTTAGAGTGCTGCATAGTGCAGAAGCAAGAAAATTCTTAGTTGTGTACTAAACTAAAATTTACTGGTTATCAAGAAAGCAGATTTTGTATGTTTTTTATATAATACCATTACCTTATTATTTTTAACTCATTAGATCCTTTGGGCTCGTAGAGATAAAAATTAAAAGGATCATCATAATTTTCTTCTTCAAAAATTATCATTTCTTTAGTGTCCTTTGGGTGGCAATATATTAATTTACCGTTGGTACTAAAATCAATTTCAAAGTCTTTAGAAACTGTATGATTTACATATACACTTCGCTCTATTAAGTTGCCCCACAAAATTCTAGCAGTTAGAAATGTGGTATCATAATTCACTTGCTGAACTTCAAATTGACGCTGATAAAGCATGGAGTTAAGCATTTGCTCATCGTTTTCTAAAATAGCTTTCCCTAGTTTATTATATAAGGCAATTACCTTTTCTTTAAGTTTTTTTTCTTTTCTTAAGTCACTACCATTTGTCCATGCCTCAGGGTAATACGGTAATTCAGAATTAAAAGAAGTTTCAAAAACAACAGTTTTATCTCCAAGAAATCTACCTTCAATTATTTTAACATCTTCATTAATGCTTTGATCTAAAATAGCGGCAGAATAGTACACCTTTTCATTATAATCTGGCTCACGTTTAGCTATTATTTTTACAGATGTAACGTTACTAGTTATATACTTATTTAAATGAAGTCTGTCGTAGGTATAGTTTTCTTCAATTTTAATACCATTTATAAAAACATCATAAATAGAATGCTCTGTAGATGAAGAAAGCACATAATCTGGCTGCTTTTTAAATTTTTTTATTTTATGATGAATTTTTGCAAGTGGTATTTTGTAAATAGGTTTAAAGTCTATTTTTAAAACAGCAAAGTCTTTATCTCCTAATAAAGCTAGGTTTTCGCCATTCACAAATTTTACTCTTAAATTAATCGTCTCAGTTTCTTTTTCCCAATCGTAGCTTCTATCATTATAATAAACTGGTGTTAGTCCGTTTTCAGATTCTATTTTTTCTAATAATTTTTTACCAGAATAATTTAAGGTATCTGTAGTTAGCTTTATGCTATTGTTGGAAAATATAGCTTCGGCAATAGGTATACCAGCATAATGCATTCCTTTCACATAAATTTTTGAACTATATATACCACGAGAACTGGTAACTATATCGTCTACCACTTTAGCATCCTCTATAAACTCCAGTAACATACTACTACGTGTTTCTTTATGCTCATCCATTATTTTTAACAATAGCTTTTGCAAATCTGGGCTAGATTTTATTTCAGAAAAATTGTAGTTGGTTTGACTATTAATAGCGGTACTCATTAGTAAAATGAGTACTATGATAAAGTTTTTCATTCAATATGTTATTATTCATGAAGGGTTATAAAGAACCATTCAAAGGTGTTAAACTCCCCATCTATTTTGTTTATACTAAGAACTATACTGCGCTCATTAGTATCCCACCTGTAGTCGCAACTGTAGCCTCTATCATTTAATTCTGGAGCACCATACGTTTCTATTAGCTTAGACCTTATTTTGTTAAAGTCTTCAACTTTATTAAACGGAGTTATCATTATAGCCAATTCATCAACAAAATAAGCAATTTGAGCTTCGTCTATAATTACATCATAGAAGCGTAAAAACCGATCATCATAAAAAGTGTAATTAGTGCCACTATAGGGAAGGCCTTCAAAAAACTGGGGTAAATCTGTTTTAGCGGTTATTTCTTCTAGGTTTTTAACAAGTGTGTCATAATCTATTTGTGCATAGCCAACTACAGATGTTAAAAATAAGGTTAGTGCTAGTTTTTTCATTTATTTTCAGTTTCAGCTATTCATTACAATCAGTGGTTTTGTGTAAGGTTAATTGCGTGGTTGAGCAACTAATTTAAGAAATAAATAATCTCTAAAATTTTAAATTTGGCAAGGCTAGATTCTTGCTATTATGCGTGTACATTTGGCTGACTTAGAAAATAGGTAAACGTTTTAAAGTTCGCACTAAATCTCTTATCACTCATGGGTTTTCAGCGCGTGGTTATTTATATTCGATACTCTTCCATGTAACCAGAGCCCATTTTAAATCCACTTCATCATCAAAATAGAAAAATATTTGGAAAAGTTTCAATACTAAACTCTTTTATTTTTCTAATTTTTAAGAAGACACAACACTACGGCTATTAGTCTATTGATTAGAAGTACTAGATTTTTAATTTAGATCTTTTTAGTGGTTATCTAAGATCGCGTTTTTAAGGTTACTTTTTTTGCATTAAAAAACTCCACACATTTTAAATAAAATATGTGGAGTTTACTATACGTCTTTCTATTTTTAGAACCTGAAAAATTAGTTTTTATAAGTTTCCATATCAGAATCTGCTAAAAAGTCTTTAATTCTGTACATCTTATTTATAATAGTACTGTTCCCCGTAATTGATATCTCATCTTTTAATGGTTCAGTTACATTATAGTTAATATTACTATGTGGTATAACAATATCTGTATGGACTTTAAAGTTTCCCGTGTATTTATCACCTGCTATTTCTACTTCTACTGCTTCTGGGAGCGTACTTGCACTGTTTGGATTAATAGAGTACTCAATAGCACATTCAATATATGTAGCGTTTGTACAGTTTATAAATGAAACTCCATTAATCTCTATTTCTACTTCTTTACCATCAACTCCCTTAAATTTTTGTTTTCCACTAGTACCATCTGGAACCCTTTTTAATTCACCAGGAGCTATATCGTATTTTTTTCCGTCAATTTCAACTGAAATTGCCTCATCTGTTGGGTTATCTAACCAAAGAAGTTCTCCTCCCGATCCACATGATAGGAATAAAAGGCTAATAAATACTGTTAATACTAGAATCTGTTTTTTCATAATTTGTTTTATATATAACTATTAACTTTTGTTTATTAAAATTATTGTTAACTGCCTTATATAAGATCAGTAGCGCGTAACATAAGCGATAACTACTCGGATAAAACAAAAGCTAAATTTTTAAATGTTGCCAATAATTTTAATTGATTAAATAAAGAAATAGAACTAAAATTGATAATATAATTCCAAATACTATTTTTAATGGAAATTGCGCAACACCAAAAGTGAAATTCATAATTTTTTCTAATCCTGTTGTAGCAGATGAAATTGAATTTAAATAAATTCTTAGCGCATTTGAATCTCCTTCTTTTTTATTAAGTTCTTGTGATAGCTTTTCTTCATCAAACTTTACTTTATCAGAAAATAGTGTTAAAATCTTTTTTACTATCCTTTTAACAATCCCTCCAACAAATGGTACTTTATCTGATATTACTTTTGAAATCATTGGGATTGTAACAATATGAATTATGCCTTTAAAAAGTAAACCAAGCACATCTTTTCTATTTTCTTCATTAACCTGATTATTAACTTGAATCATATCCGTTATTGCAGATTTCATGATATCTAATGAATAGTTTACAACTCCCCACATATCGGATTTCATTTTCCACATCAGTAAAAGTAATCCAACTAAGATTCCAGTAATTAAAAAGAGAATTAATCCTACAGTTCCATAAATCACATATTCAATGTGAACTAAATCAAAAATAAAGAACCCAACAATGAAAATTAGAATCGAAATTAGAAGTGGTCTAATTAGGCAATTGAATATGTATTTTGGGAAAACTAATAGTTCTACAAAGTTTTCGATAACTTCTTCATTACGGTACTTTTGCACATCAATTCCCAGTTCCTCTTTTATCTTATTATCTAATTTTTCAACATCTTTTTTTGTTCTTATCTTCATTCTTCGGATTTATATTTTTAAAAACGATTACCCTTTAGCTATGAGTCCTTAGGAAGCAAACTTGCGCTCAATTTTTTTTCGTTCTAAATGTCGAATTAAACTAGTTTATCAACATAGTAAATATACGCAAATCATTTAATTAAGTACCAGACCTCCACTTTACACATAGTGTTTATTACCTCACGTTTTTTATTCTAACGTAAGACTACGTAACGCTTCCGGTTTTATCTATCGTAAAGATTAGTGATTACTATTAATTTTGAGGGTAATTTTTTTTCGCATACAAATAGGCAAAAATCCTCTTGAAGTATCGGTTTAATTACCGCAAAAATCTGCTAAAAATGGATGTTAAATTTACCGTTTAACTTAGTCCAATTATAGGCAATATTTGTTAAGGGACATGATTTACACAAGTTAAATATATAGCAAGTTGGCCAGAAAATAAGCGGTTCCTTTCAGTTAAGCCTTAAAGTTCGCATTAGGTTTAGGCTTTGCTATATTCAGTTATTTAGAGTCCAACCCCATTTTTCCAATTACTCATAGTTGTCGGATGTTCCATATTATTTGGGTAGTGGCTATTCACGAAGCTAAGTTGTTGGACTGTTAATAAAACAAAAGAACCATCATTTGCACAGTTTATTGGGTAAAACTGTTCACTAGACCCCTGAAGTTTTAATTCGACGTTAAGCATTTCTATAAAATTCACATAGGCAATTCCCCAATCAATATCAGAAAATTGTCCGTCAAATGCTGCGTATTCA
This genomic stretch from Cellulophaga algicola DSM 14237 harbors:
- a CDS encoding DUF6090 family protein — translated: MKKITVLSSNEDNIKALIKVIIPVLVGILIAMSINNWNENRKDRKYFEQISFSIEKESSETTEDIIDTIVFQKSFINFLDI